In Deinococcus maricopensis DSM 21211, the sequence GCTGGCGCTCGTGACGCGCACGCTGCGCGCGCACGGCGTGCCCGTGTGGGGCGAGACGAGCGGAGCCCTGGAGGGCGCGTGACCGGCTGGCGTCGCGCAGCGCTGCTGTTCCTGGGCCTGCTGGGCGTCAGTATGGTCACCACGCGCTTTCAGGTGGTGGCGCCCGCAGCCGTCACGGCGGGGGTGGCGCCGGTGAACCGCGTGTTCCTGCAGGGCGCGCGGAACCTGCGGCAGGCGTACGTGACGCTCGTGGAGGAACGCAACCTCGCGGCGCGGTACCACGAGCTGCGCGCGCAGAACGACGTGCTGCGTGAACGCAACGAGCAGCTGCAGCGGGAGGTGTCGCGGCTGCGGCAGGTGGAGAGCATCCGCGCGACGCAGGCGCCGAACGTCGTCGGGATCGCGCAGGTCGTCGCGGTGGACCCGAGTCCGCTGCTGAGCCGCCTGACCGTGAACCGCGGCGCGGCGAACGGCGTGCGCGTGCGCATGCCCGTGACGGTCCCGGCGGGCCTGATCGGTCAGGTTGTGAACGTGAGCGCGCAGGAGGCGGTCGTGCTGGCCCTCACGGACCCGGAAAGCCGCATCGGGGTGACGCTCGCGCGCAACCGTGGCGGGCGGGGGATCGCGGTGGGTCAGCCGCCGGACCGCCTGAAGGCGCGCTTCTCGCTGAACGTGCCCGTGAAGGTCGGCGACGCCCTCGTGACGAACAGTCTCGGTGGGGTGTTCCCAGTGGGCATCCGCGTGGGCACGGTCGAGAAGGTCCTGCCGCTCGGTCCGAACGACGTGATGCGCACTGTCGTCGTGAAGCCGGCGGTGGACGCGTCCGTCGTGGAGGACGTGACCGTGCTGGGGGGCCTCTGATGCGTCCGTTGTTGTTCCTGCTGCTGCTGGTGGGCTTGCAGGGGGCGCTGTCGGCGCTGCTGCCCGCGCAGCTCACGCCGCCGGACCTGTTCCTGCTCACGGCGGTGGCGGTGGCGTTGCGCTGGCGGCCCGGGTGGGCGCTGCTCGGCGCGTACGGGCTGGGGCTCGTGCAGGACGCTCTCGGGCACGGCCTGCTTGGCCTGCATGCGGCGGGCGCGGCGGGCGGGGTGCTGCTGGTGCTGGGCCTGCGTAAGTTCCTGTCGGACCGTGGCCTGCTGCAGACGCTCGTGACGGTCGTGACGGCCGTGGTGGGGCAGTGGGCGACGTTCCTGGTGCTCACGTACTGGTTGCGTGGCGGCCTCGTCACGCAGGACGCGCTCGTGCAGGTGCTGCCGGTGCAGCTGGCGTTCACGCTGCTGGTGGCGCCCACGTGGGCGCGCCTGAGCGGCTGGGCGTTCGGTCGGCAGCCGTCGCCGGAGGAGGGTCTCGTATGAGTCGTGCCCGTATGCGCCGTGACCGTGTGGATCGCCTGTCGCTCGGGCGTGCCCCGGCCGAGACGCGCCGCGCGCCGCTGATGAACCGCGCGCGCTGGATCGCGCTGACGTTCACGGCGGTGTTCAGCGTGTACGCCGCGCGCCTGTACGACCTGCAGGTCACGCGCTACCACGAGTTCGCGACGCAGAGCAACAACAACTACCAGCGCGACGAGGTGATCCGCGCGCTGCGCGGCGAGATCCGCACGCGCGACGGTGTGCTGCTCGCCACGAACCGCATGGCGGTGGACCTGATCTACACCGGCAGGATCAAGGACCGGCCCATCGACAACTGGGACAAGATCCGCTACCTCGCGGGCGTCCCCGCCGACAAACTCGTGAACGGCCAGCCCATCGAGCCGGACGTCCACAAGGAAAAGGAAGTAACGCTCGCACGCAACATCCCCGCGGACCGCATCCCGGCGCTGTACGAGTTCACAGCGCTGCAGCCGAACCTGGAGCTGCGGGAGCGCCTGGAGCGCGTGTATCCGCACGGGAAGCTCGCCGCGCACCTGCTCGGGTACACGCGCGAGGCGAACGACGAGGAAGTCAAGGAGGGTGGGTACACGCTCGGGGATCTGGTGGGCGCGAGCGGGCTGGAAGCGAGCCTGGAGGAGATGAAGGTCCTGCCGGGCCGCAACGGCACGCGCCGCGTGGAAGTCACCGCGAACGGCCGGCCGCAGGGCGACAAGGTCGTTGACCCGGGCCGTAAGGGGCAGGACGTGGTGCTCACCATCGACAGCACGCTGCAGGCGGCGGCCGAGCGGGCGCTGCGGGAGGCGCTGCCGGAAATCAACCGCAACCGCGTGAAGTACGGCACGACGCAGGAGAAGGTCGTGAAGGGCGCCATCATCGCGCTGGACCCGCGCACGAACGAGGTGCTGGCGCTGGCGAGCAGCCCCACGTACGACCCGAACTGGTTCTCGCAGTCGCCGCGCCCGAAGGAACTCGTGCAGGCGCTCACGTCGCCGGACGCGGTCATGCAGAACCGCGTGGTGCAGCAGTTCGACTCGGGCAGCGTGTTCAAGCCGACCAGCACGCTGGCGTTCATTGAGCGGTGGGGGAACAAGACCTTCACGTGCCTGCCGTACATCCGCTTCGGCGGGCCGCGGTACAACTGGCACCGCACGGGCAGCATGGGCCCGATGGACGGCGCGCTCGCCATCGCGCACTCGTGCAACACGTGGTACTACCAGGCGGCGATCAGCGCGGACCCGCGCACGTTCACGAACTACCTGTCGCGGCGCATTCAGGATTTCGGGTTCGGGAAAACTTCCGGGCTGGAGCTGATCGGCGAGAAGACCGGCAACATCCCGAGCATCGAGAACTTCAACACGACGTGGGCGGCAGCGAACGCGGCCCGCAAGGCGCGCGGGGAGGCGCCGCTGGTGTGGCAGCCCGGGCAGGCGCTGAGTTTCGCCATCGGCCAGGACGCGCTGCTGGTGACGCCCGCGCAGATCGCGTCGGCGCTCAGCACGCTGGAGAACGAGGGCGTGCGGCGGCCTCTCACGGTCCTGAAGGCGGTGGGTGGGCAGGCGCGGCCGGTGAACCCGGGCACGCGCATTCCCGGCAACCTGCGGGACTTCGAGACGGTGAAACGCGGCATGAGCATGACGACCACCCGCGCCGGGGCGTACAACGGCACCGCCGCGCACATGCTCGGCCCGAACTTCTTCCCGGTACGCACCGCCGGGAAAACCGGCACGGCCGAGAACGCCGAGAGTCACCGCAAGAACTACGGGTGGACGAACGCCTGGTACGAGGGGTACGGGCCCATCGGGAACGGGCAGACGCCGAACTTCCTGGTGGTGACGTTCTTCCAGAACGGCGGCGAAGGGTCCGGGCCGGCGCTGACGGCCGCCACGAAGATGTTCGCGGCTCGCTGGTGCGTCGAACTGGACGAGCGCAACCACGCGCGCCCCAATCAGCAACCCTGCACGGGCGAGCTGGACCAGATGCACAAGGTCATGCAGACGCGCGCGGCGCGGGCAGCCGCGAGCGCCGCAAAAAACCGGGGGTCGTAATGCGAAGCGGGCGGGGCTACGTAGCCCCGCCCGCTGAACAATGAACAACCGTTTACGCGGGCTGCAGGGCGGGGTCGTCGGCGTCCTCGACGTGGCGCAGGGCGGGGTTCAGGAGCTGCGCGGCGCTCAGCAGGACGATCAGGGCGCCGCTCACGGCGATGATCCCGCCGGGCGCGTAGCGGGCGGCGAGGATGCCGGCGAGGGCGGAGCTGATGGGCGCGGTGAACTGCGCGATGAGGCGGCGGACGCTGAACACGCGGCCCTGCAGGTGGGCGGGCACGCGGGACTGCCAGATGCTCTGGGAGTGCGCGTTCATGGCGGGCAGCATCAGGCCCATCAGGACGGCGAACGTGGCGGTGAGTGGGAGGGTGCTGCCGGTGCCGACGCCGAACAGGGCCGCGCCGGAGAGGATCATGGGGATGAGGACGCCGAGGACGCGCGCGCGCCGCAGGCCGCCCCAGGTGCTGATGAGGAGGCCGCCGAGGACGCCGCCGGCGCTGTGCGCGATGGTGAGCGCCGCGAACGCCTGCTCGAAGCTGAGGTCACGGGCCTGCCAGTCGGGTTTGAGGGTGAATTTCACCAGGAGCGGTTCGAGGACGCCGAGGCCGTTGGTGAGGAGGTTGATGCCGGCGAACGTGAGCAGCAGGTGCAGCAGGGGCGGACGCTGCAGGATGAACGTCCAGCCGAGGCGGACGTCGTCCCGGAGGGTGCGGCGCGCGGGCGTGGTGTGAGGGGCGGCGGGACCGGCGGCGACGTTGGGGCGGGGGATGGCGAGGCGCGTGAGGACGAGCGCGGCGAGCAGGAACGTGACGCCGTCAATGACGAGCGCGAGGGGCACGCCGTCGCGCAGGCCGGCGAGCCAGGCGGGGCCACCACCGTGCCGGGCGAGGGCGGGCAGGGCGATGATGGAGGCGGCCAGGGCGGGCGCGGCGAGGCCGGACAGGCTCCAGATGGTCTGCATCATGCCGTTCGCGCGGGGTAGCCGCTCTCGGGGCACGAGGGTGGCGTAGCTGGTGTCGAAAGCGCTGCCGTGGAAGGTGCTGGTAAGGCCGATGATGGCCATCAGGGCAATGAGGAGCCACAGGGGCGGCGTGCTGAGGGCCAGCAGGGCGGCGCAGCCGATGGAGGTGAGGCCGCCGATCACGTCGCAGGTGAGCATGATGCGGCGCCGGTCGAAGCGGTCCGCGACGGCGCCGGCGATGGGCGCGCCGAAAATGGCGGTGGCCATGAACGCGAGGGCGGTGAGGCTGAGCGCCGCGGCCAGTTCGGGCTTCTGTTCGGGCAGTGGGTAGCGCGTCTGCGTGAGGTAGATGTTGAACGCGAAGGCGCTGAGCGCCCCGCCGATCACGCTGACGGCCTGCGAGGACCACAGCCACACGAACGTCCGCCACCCGTGCGGCGGTGGTTCCAGTTGCGTCATACCGCAGGGTACGCGCTGCCCGGGGGTGCAGGTCAACGCGCGAAATGGCGGAGGCGAGCGGGCGTGCGGGGGGCCTACTTGCGGAGTTTCTTGCGTTCCTGCACGGCGAGGACGTCGACGCGTTCGTTTTCGGCGTGGCCGTTGTGGCCGCGCACCCACACGAAGGTCATGGCGTGTTTGCGGGCCTCGTCGATGAGGGCTTCCCAGAGGTCCTGGTTCTTGACGGGGTCCTTGGCGGCGGTGCGCCAGCCGTTGCGTTGCCAGTTGAGGACCCAGCCGTCGGTGAAGGCTTTGCGGAGGTACTGGCTGTCGGTGACGACGCGCACCTGGCAGGGGCGTTTGAGGGCGCGGAGGCCTTCGAGCAGGCCAGTGAGTTCCATGCGGTTGTTGGTGGTTTCGGTGGCGTTGCCGCTGAGTTCGAGTTCGCGGTCGCCGTAGCGGAGGATGGTGGCCCAGCCGCCGTGGCCGGCCTGGGTGTCGCAGGCGCCGTCGCTGTAGAGGTCCACGACCTGCCCGGTGGGGATCACGTCGGGCTGGATGCAGGCCTTGAGGGGGAGGTGGTCGCGGGCGGCGTCCTGAGCCTGACGGGCTTTGCTTTTGGGGTACGCCTTGTACGTCACACCGGGCATGATAGCGCCGCAGGGCGCGCGGCCCGGGTGCCTGGCGTAGCATGGAGGGTACGTATGTCGGAGCTGATTACCTTCAAGGACACGGTTGTGATTCGCGCGCGCCCGGATGTGCTGTTCCGGCAGGCACTGGACCCGAAGCGCCGCTGGAAGTGGGACCCGAACGTGCGCAACATGTCGTACACGGGTGAGGAACGCATCGTGCAGAATGCGGCGCTGCACGTGAAATTGCCGAACAAGATGCTGGGGTTGTCGTTCCCGGCGAAGTATCTGCAGGTGCAGGCGCCGACGCGCGGCGGGTACGAGTCGACCCGGCCGTTCGGGCCGGTCGAGAAGTTCTCGCAGGCGTGGGGCTTCAAGCCGATTCCCGGCGGTACGGAGGTGACGCTCACGACGAACGCGCGGGTGCGCTTCAAGTGGGCGGCGAAGCCGGTGGAGCGGCTGCTGCGCAATGCGTCGGCGCAGACCCTGATCGAGTTGCAGCGCAGCGTGGACGCGCAGGGGGCGCAGCTGCTGGAGGACACCGCGAAGCGGTACCAGGAGCAGCAGAAGGAAGCGCAGAAGGCGGCGCGCGCGGCGAAAGGTGGTCGGCGCAAGCGTTGAGGTGAGCGGGCCGGGCCCGCTCTTGTTGTACGGTGCGCGTGCGGCGGGGCTTGCGTTTGGCTTTACCCACCCGGGCAGATGAGAGTCCTGGGGGTACACTGCGGGGCGTGAGTGGCGGGTTCGCCGCCAGATGAGTACAGTTCTGGAATCGTTACCAATCGGAGGAACATGATGAATATCGGCATGATCGGCCTCGGCAAAATGGGCGGCAACATGGTCGCCCGCCTCGTACAGGGCGGCGTGAACGTCGTCGGGTACGACCTGAACGCCCAGAACGTACAGCACGTCGTTGGCCTCGGTGCGCGTGGCGCCACCGACCTCGACGATCTGCTCGCGCAGCTTGGCACGCCCGGCGAACGCGCCGTGTGGATCATGGTGCCCGCCGGGCACCCCACCGAAGCGACCATTCAGGACCTCGCTGCGCGCATGACCGCCGGGGACATCATCATCGACGGCGGCAACAGCAACTTCAAGGACACCAAACGCCGCGCCGAGGAACTCGCGCGGCACGGCATCTTCTTCGTGGACGTCGGCACATCCGGCGGCATCTGGGGCCTGCAGGAAGGCTACGCCATGATGATCGGCGGCGAGGAAGGCGCCGTGGAGCGCCTGCGCCCCGTGTTCGAGGCCCTCGCGCCCGCCCGGGACCGCGGGTGGGGCCGCATGGGCCCCAGCGGTAGCGGCCACTACGTCAAGATGGTCCACAACGGCATCGAGTACGGCATGATGCAGGCGTACGCCGAAGGCTTCGAGCTGATGCAGGCCAAGCAGGAGTTCGGCCTGGACCTCGCGCAGATCGCGGAACTGTGGCGGCACGGCAGCGTCGTCCGCTCCTGGCTGCTCGACCTGACCGCCGAGGCGCTGAAGCAGGACGTCACCTTCGCGGAACTCAGCGACTACGTCGCGGACAGCGGCGAGGGCCGCTGGACCATCATCGACAGCATCGAGCAGGGCGTCCCGACGCCCGTCATCACGCTTAGCACGCAGATGCGCTTCCGCAGCCAGCAGGACGTCAGCTACGCCGGGCAGATGCTCAGCGCCATGCGCCGCGCGTTCGGCGGGCACGCCGTCAAGAAGATCGAACACGCCCAGCAGGAAGTCACCGTCGAGGCCGTGAAGCCGCACGAAGCGCACACGCCCGAAGTGGCCCTGAACACCGACGGGGCCGCTGTGAGCGGCACCGACGCGAAAGTGCAGCTCGGCGAGAGCGGCCAGCAGCGGGTGAAGAGCAATGACTGACCCGAACCGCAGCGTCCCCGCCGACGCGTCCCAGCTCACCGAAACCGCTTCGGAGCAGGCCATCCACCACCGCCCCGGCGAGAGCAACAACCCGTTCCGGCAGGGCATGCGCCGCAACCGCGCGCCCGAGCCCGCCACCCTCGTGATCTTCGGCGTGACCGGCGACCTCGCCAAACGCAAACTCCTGCCCGCCGTGTTCGGCCTGTGGCAGGACGGCCTGCTCGGCACGGCCTTCAACATCCTCGGCGTGGGCCGCCAGGACATGACCGACGAGCAGTTCCGGGAGTTCGCGCTGGACGCCCTGCGCACCAGCAAGGAAACCGACGAGATTCAGGAAGGCAGCCTCGAGAAGTTCGCGTCGCTGCTGTTCTACACCTTCGGGGACTTCGCGGACATCGGCATCTACGAGCGCATCAAACGCGAACTCGACGAGGCCGAATCCGCGCATGGAGGCCGCAAGAACGCCGTGTTCTACCTGTCCACGCCGCCCAGCCTGTTCGAGCCGATCAGCACCGGCCTGGGCAGCGCCGGCCTCGCCGACGAAACCGAAGGCTGGCGCCGCCTGATCATCGAGAAACCCTTCGGCCGCGACCTGCAGAGCGCCCTGGACCTCAACGCCACCATCCACGCGCACTGGCAGGAAACGCAGGTCTACCGCATCGACCACTACCTCGGCAAGGAAACGGTGCAGAACATCATGGCGATCCGCTTCGGGAACGCCATCTTCGAACCGATCTGGAACCGCACGTACGTGGACCACGTGCAGATCACCGCCGCGGAGGACCTCGGCCTGGAAGGCCGCGCCGGGTACTACGAGGAGGCGGGCGTCGTCCGCGACATGCTTCAGAACCACCTGATGCAGCTGTTCGCCCTCACCGCCATGGAGACGCCCGTGGCGTTCGACGCGGGCGCCATCCGCGACGAGAAGGTGAAGGTCCTGCGCGCCACGCGCCCCATCACCGAGGACGCCGCCGTGCGCGGCCAGTACGCCGCCGGCACCGTCAGCGGCGAGCAGGTCGTCGGCTACCGCGATGAGCCGAACGTAAAGCCCGGCAGCAAGACGCCCACGTACGTCGCCGTGAAGCTCGAGATCGACAACTGGCGCTGGAGCGGCGTGCCGTTCTACCTGCGCAGCGGCAAGCACCTCCCGAAGAAGGTCACGGAAATCGCCGTGGTGTTCCAGCGCCCCCCGCTCGGCCTGTTCCCCGGCGGCGCGGAACGCAACGTGCTGGCGTTCCGCATCCAGCCGGACGAGGGCGTCAGCCTGAAGTTCAGCAGCAAGACGCCCGGGCAGGAGGACCTGCTGCGCGAGGTCGTCATGGACTTCCGGTACGACGCGTTCGGCGCGCAGCTGGAAAGCCCGTACTCCCGCCTGCTCCTCGACGCGATGCTCGGCGACGCCACGCTGTTCCCCCGCGAGGACGAAGTGGAACGCGCCTGGGAACTCGTCGCACACATCCTGAACATGGACGTCGAACCGCAACCCTACACCAGCGGCACCTGGGGGCCCGACGCCGCCGACGACCTGCTCGGCCACGACCGCCGCTGGCGCCGCCTGTGACGGAGGCAGCATGACCCAACCCGTGAACCTCGGCCCGGTCCGCACGGACGTCCGCAAAGCGGAAACCGTCCTCGATGACCTCTGGACGCAAGCCGGCGTGGAAACGCGCGCGTACACCGGCAACATCGTCGCCCTCACTGAAAAGAAGCACCTCGCACGCGTCGAGGAGGCCCTCGCGGGCCTGGAAGGCCGCTACGCCGGTCGGCAGATCATCGGCGTGATGGACGGCGACGACAGCGTGCAGGTCGAGGCGCGCCTCGTCCCGCAACGCGGCGGGGTGTACATCGAGCGCCTCACGCTCGACGCGAACCCCGAGCAGCTGCGCGGCGCGATCCTGCCGCTGCTGCGACCCGCCACCCTCAACCACATCTGGTGGGCGTCCGACGACCCGCCCGGCGGGCCGCTCCTCGCGGAACTCGCGGACATCGCCGACCAGGTCATCGCAGACGCCCTCACGCTCGGCATCCCCGCAGCGGGACGGTACGCGCTCGCGGACCTCGGGTGGTCCCGCACCGCATCGTGGCGCGAAGGGCTCGCGCAGGTGTTCGACGCGCCCGACGCGGCCCTGCAGATCGGCCGCGTGGAGCGCGTGCACGTCACGTACGCCGGCGAGAAGGACCTGCCCGCGCGCCTGTACGCCGGGTGGATCGCCAGTACGCTCGGATGGCCGGACCTGAGCCGCATCACGCTGGCGTCCGCCACCAACTGCGGCCGCGAGAACGGCGACCTGTGCGGCGTGGCCCTCGAAGGTGACGGTGTGCGCTTCGCCCTCGAAACGGCTGGTGGCGACACGGTCACGTGCACGTGCGTGCTCCCGAGTGTGGAGCGCACCACCGAAATGCAGGTGCCTGGCATGACGCTCGCGCAGGGCCTCGCGCGCGTCATGGCCCGCCCGGAACGCGGGAACGTGTTCGAGCGCGCCCTGAAACTCGCCCTGGCAGGTGCGCAATGACGGCGCCCACCATGAACACCGTCGTCTCCCCCACGCCGCTCGACACGGCGCAGACCGCCGCGCGCGCGTTCGCGCAGGTCGCGCGCGACGCCGTGACGGCGCGCGGGGCGTTCTACGTCGCCCTCGCGGGCGGCAGCACGCCGAAGCTCATGTACCGGGCGCTGCGGGACCAGACGATCCCGTGGGCGGCGCTGCACGTGTACTTCAGTGACGAGCGCAGCGTCGGCCCGGACAGCCCGGACAGCAACTACAAACTCGCGTACGACGAGTTGCTCGCGCACGTGCCGATCCCGGCGGAGCAGGTGCACCGCCTGCAGGGCGAAGTGCGGCCCGTTCAGGACGCCGCGCGCGCGTACGAGGCGCTGCTGCCCGCGCAGTTCGACGTGGTGCTGCTCGGCATGGGTGACGATGGGCACACCGCCAGCCTGTTCCCGGGCACGGCGGCGCTGCACGCCACGGGCCGCGTCACCGCGAACCACGTGCCAAAGCTCGACACGGACCGGCTGACCTTCACGTTCCCGGAAATCAATGCGGCCCGCGAGCGCTGGCTGCTCGTGACCGGCGCGAACAAGGCGAACATCCTCCGGGAAGTCAAGGACGGCCTGGAGGCGCACCCGGTCGCGCAGGTACAGGAACCCACGTGGTTCCTGGATGAGGCGGCCGCGCAGGCCCTGTAAGCCTGCGGCGCGCGGGGGGCAGTCCAGGCGGGCTGCCCCCGCGCTGTTGGGGTTCACGCGGGGCCGATCTACATGGCGATGGGTGGCCGGGGCATTTGTGCGTTCGTGGGCGTTGCGCGCGCAGGCGAAGCGGCATACTGGCGCGCGTGAACCCGTATTCGACCCTCGCCGATCTCGCCTTGGACCTGGGGTTCGACGCGGTCGGGTGGGCGTCCGCACAGGTGCCGCGCGAGGCGTGGGTGCGGTACGCGGACTGGCTCAGCGCAGGACGGCACGCGGACATGACCTACCTGGAGCGGCAGGCGTGGCGACGCACGGACCTGGGGACGAGCCTGCCGGACGTGAGCAGCGTGCTGGTGCTGGGCGTGTCGCACGCATTCCCGGAACTGCCGGTCCCGGCGGGCGGCGTGCGGGTGGGGCGGGTGGCGCGGTACGCGTGGACGCCGGATTACCATGATCAGCTCACGCCGCGGCTGGAGCGCCTGGAGGTGGAGGCAGCTCGCCTCGGGGTGCGGACGCGCGGGTACGTGGACCACGGGCCGATCATGGAGCGGGACCTGGGCGGGCGAGCGTTCCTGGGGTGGCAGGGGAAGTCCGGGATGCTGGTG encodes:
- the pgl gene encoding 6-phosphogluconolactonase, which translates into the protein MTAPTMNTVVSPTPLDTAQTAARAFAQVARDAVTARGAFYVALAGGSTPKLMYRALRDQTIPWAALHVYFSDERSVGPDSPDSNYKLAYDELLAHVPIPAEQVHRLQGEVRPVQDAARAYEALLPAQFDVVLLGMGDDGHTASLFPGTAALHATGRVTANHVPKLDTDRLTFTFPEINAARERWLLVTGANKANILREVKDGLEAHPVAQVQEPTWFLDEAAAQAL
- a CDS encoding peptidoglycan D,D-transpeptidase FtsI family protein, which encodes MSRARMRRDRVDRLSLGRAPAETRRAPLMNRARWIALTFTAVFSVYAARLYDLQVTRYHEFATQSNNNYQRDEVIRALRGEIRTRDGVLLATNRMAVDLIYTGRIKDRPIDNWDKIRYLAGVPADKLVNGQPIEPDVHKEKEVTLARNIPADRIPALYEFTALQPNLELRERLERVYPHGKLAAHLLGYTREANDEEVKEGGYTLGDLVGASGLEASLEEMKVLPGRNGTRRVEVTANGRPQGDKVVDPGRKGQDVVLTIDSTLQAAAERALREALPEINRNRVKYGTTQEKVVKGAIIALDPRTNEVLALASSPTYDPNWFSQSPRPKELVQALTSPDAVMQNRVVQQFDSGSVFKPTSTLAFIERWGNKTFTCLPYIRFGGPRYNWHRTGSMGPMDGALAIAHSCNTWYYQAAISADPRTFTNYLSRRIQDFGFGKTSGLELIGEKTGNIPSIENFNTTWAAANAARKARGEAPLVWQPGQALSFAIGQDALLVTPAQIASALSTLENEGVRRPLTVLKAVGGQARPVNPGTRIPGNLRDFETVKRGMSMTTTRAGAYNGTAAHMLGPNFFPVRTAGKTGTAENAESHRKNYGWTNAWYEGYGPIGNGQTPNFLVVTFFQNGGEGSGPALTAATKMFAARWCVELDERNHARPNQQPCTGELDQMHKVMQTRAARAAASAAKNRGS
- a CDS encoding MFS transporter codes for the protein MTQLEPPPHGWRTFVWLWSSQAVSVIGGALSAFAFNIYLTQTRYPLPEQKPELAAALSLTALAFMATAIFGAPIAGAVADRFDRRRIMLTCDVIGGLTSIGCAALLALSTPPLWLLIALMAIIGLTSTFHGSAFDTSYATLVPRERLPRANGMMQTIWSLSGLAAPALAASIIALPALARHGGGPAWLAGLRDGVPLALVIDGVTFLLAALVLTRLAIPRPNVAAGPAAPHTTPARRTLRDDVRLGWTFILQRPPLLHLLLTFAGINLLTNGLGVLEPLLVKFTLKPDWQARDLSFEQAFAALTIAHSAGGVLGGLLISTWGGLRRARVLGVLIPMILSGAALFGVGTGSTLPLTATFAVLMGLMLPAMNAHSQSIWQSRVPAHLQGRVFSVRRLIAQFTAPISSALAGILAARYAPGGIIAVSGALIVLLSAAQLLNPALRHVEDADDPALQPA
- a CDS encoding glucose-6-phosphate dehydrogenase assembly protein OpcA — protein: MTQPVNLGPVRTDVRKAETVLDDLWTQAGVETRAYTGNIVALTEKKHLARVEEALAGLEGRYAGRQIIGVMDGDDSVQVEARLVPQRGGVYIERLTLDANPEQLRGAILPLLRPATLNHIWWASDDPPGGPLLAELADIADQVIADALTLGIPAAGRYALADLGWSRTASWREGLAQVFDAPDAALQIGRVERVHVTYAGEKDLPARLYAGWIASTLGWPDLSRITLASATNCGRENGDLCGVALEGDGVRFALETAGGDTVTCTCVLPSVERTTEMQVPGMTLAQGLARVMARPERGNVFERALKLALAGAQ
- a CDS encoding SRPBCC family protein, whose protein sequence is MSELITFKDTVVIRARPDVLFRQALDPKRRWKWDPNVRNMSYTGEERIVQNAALHVKLPNKMLGLSFPAKYLQVQAPTRGGYESTRPFGPVEKFSQAWGFKPIPGGTEVTLTTNARVRFKWAAKPVERLLRNASAQTLIELQRSVDAQGAQLLEDTAKRYQEQQKEAQKAARAAKGGRRKR
- the mreC gene encoding rod shape-determining protein MreC, translated to MTGWRRAALLFLGLLGVSMVTTRFQVVAPAAVTAGVAPVNRVFLQGARNLRQAYVTLVEERNLAARYHELRAQNDVLRERNEQLQREVSRLRQVESIRATQAPNVVGIAQVVAVDPSPLLSRLTVNRGAANGVRVRMPVTVPAGLIGQVVNVSAQEAVVLALTDPESRIGVTLARNRGGRGIAVGQPPDRLKARFSLNVPVKVGDALVTNSLGGVFPVGIRVGTVEKVLPLGPNDVMRTVVVKPAVDASVVEDVTVLGGL
- the gnd gene encoding phosphogluconate dehydrogenase (NAD(+)-dependent, decarboxylating); the protein is MNIGMIGLGKMGGNMVARLVQGGVNVVGYDLNAQNVQHVVGLGARGATDLDDLLAQLGTPGERAVWIMVPAGHPTEATIQDLAARMTAGDIIIDGGNSNFKDTKRRAEELARHGIFFVDVGTSGGIWGLQEGYAMMIGGEEGAVERLRPVFEALAPARDRGWGRMGPSGSGHYVKMVHNGIEYGMMQAYAEGFELMQAKQEFGLDLAQIAELWRHGSVVRSWLLDLTAEALKQDVTFAELSDYVADSGEGRWTIIDSIEQGVPTPVITLSTQMRFRSQQDVSYAGQMLSAMRRAFGGHAVKKIEHAQQEVTVEAVKPHEAHTPEVALNTDGAAVSGTDAKVQLGESGQQRVKSND
- the zwf gene encoding glucose-6-phosphate dehydrogenase, giving the protein MTDPNRSVPADASQLTETASEQAIHHRPGESNNPFRQGMRRNRAPEPATLVIFGVTGDLAKRKLLPAVFGLWQDGLLGTAFNILGVGRQDMTDEQFREFALDALRTSKETDEIQEGSLEKFASLLFYTFGDFADIGIYERIKRELDEAESAHGGRKNAVFYLSTPPSLFEPISTGLGSAGLADETEGWRRLIIEKPFGRDLQSALDLNATIHAHWQETQVYRIDHYLGKETVQNIMAIRFGNAIFEPIWNRTYVDHVQITAAEDLGLEGRAGYYEEAGVVRDMLQNHLMQLFALTAMETPVAFDAGAIRDEKVKVLRATRPITEDAAVRGQYAAGTVSGEQVVGYRDEPNVKPGSKTPTYVAVKLEIDNWRWSGVPFYLRSGKHLPKKVTEIAVVFQRPPLGLFPGGAERNVLAFRIQPDEGVSLKFSSKTPGQEDLLREVVMDFRYDAFGAQLESPYSRLLLDAMLGDATLFPREDEVERAWELVAHILNMDVEPQPYTSGTWGPDAADDLLGHDRRWRRL
- the rnhA gene encoding ribonuclease HI, whose product is MPGVTYKAYPKSKARQAQDAARDHLPLKACIQPDVIPTGQVVDLYSDGACDTQAGHGGWATILRYGDRELELSGNATETTNNRMELTGLLEGLRALKRPCQVRVVTDSQYLRKAFTDGWVLNWQRNGWRTAAKDPVKNQDLWEALIDEARKHAMTFVWVRGHNGHAENERVDVLAVQERKKLRK